From Synchiropus splendidus isolate RoL2022-P1 chromosome 10, RoL_Sspl_1.0, whole genome shotgun sequence, the proteins below share one genomic window:
- the LOC128766407 gene encoding NLR family CARD domain-containing protein 3-like isoform X1 produces MDTSQSRELLPGVDREEEAPPSKAPLGEDHGSQTRAERSETLTSEAAGRGHRPGPAPSCVSLKSDASMHHPIDFKGGLEPSEEREDQQVSDVLSLQCVQQHQTDLDSTLQLLEETVMALVKKEVRRVQRILSPDDPKYQDDEEEVKVKCDEEQMRSSREAFLDFIMNLLRSMEEEALAGRVWSISRGGVCAGRLKRSLQKKFHSVFEGVAKAGNSAPLNQIYTELYITEGGTDQINQEHEVRQIEAATRNRTRAETTIRQEDLFKASPEREGPIRSLLTKGVAGIGKTLLTQKLTLDWAEDKAHQNFQLMFPFTFRELNLLKEKKLSLVELVHRFFPETKESGLSSFEGVQVLFILDGLDECRLPLDFNSRVLTEATESTSVDILLTNLIRGKLLPSAHLWITTRPAAANQIPPECVDMVTEVRGFTELQKEEYFRKRFRDEEQTTIISHIRSSRSLYIMCHIPIFCWITATVLEDMLKSRETRELPKTLTEMYIHFLVVQAKVKKIKYHGGAGTDTVWDPESRKMIESLGKLAFEQLQRGNLIFYESDLTECGIDITAAAVYSGVFTQIFREERGLYQDKVFCFIHLSLQEFLAALHVRLMFFNSGVNLLDSQQTSRRSRILRNKRHMKKFYQRTINEAVESPNGHLDLCLRFLLGLSLQSSQSLLPGLLTQTGSSSWTRQDTAELIKKKISEKVSPERIINLFHCLSEVKDTSLVEQVQQQLRSGRISTEQLSPALWSTLAFILLSSEEDLEVFDLKKYSASVEALERLLPVVQASKEVLLRDCQLSERSGFLLSSVLSSPSSRLTQLNLSYNKLKDLGVELLSAGLKSPHCHLETLSLSWCELSERSGSLLSSVLSSPSSRLTQLDLSCNYLEDPGVELLSAGLKSPHCHLETLRDQKEQREETVWSYLPLFNEPVRVSALQDLRSLCTLTL; encoded by the exons atggacacaagtcAGAGCAGAGAGCTGCTCCCAG gtgtggacagagaggaggaagctcctccctctaaagcccctctgggtgaggaccatggcagccagaccagagctgagag ATCAGAGACACTCAcatcagaagctgctggacgaggacacagacctggacctgctcccagctgtgtgtctctgaagagtgatgcGTCGATGCATCATCCTATTGATTTCAAAGGTGGACTAGAGCCTTCAGAAGAGAG agaggatCAGCAAGTCTCAGATGTTCTgagtctccagtgtgtccagcagcatcagacagatctggactccacactTCAG cTGCTTGAGGAGACAGTCATGgccctggtgaagaaggaagtgaggagagtccaaaggatcctcagtccagatgatcccaaataccaggatgatgaggaagaggtgaaggtgaagtgtgatgaggagcagatgaggagcagcagagaagctttcctggacttcatcatgaacctcctgaggagcatggaggaggaggcgcttGCTGGTCgtgtgtggagca tAAGTCGTGGTGGAGTGTGTGcaggacgactgaagaggagcctgcagaagaagttccacagtgtgtttgagggggtggctaaagcaggaaactccgcccctctgaatcagatctacacagagctctacatcactgaggggggcacagaccagatcaaccaggagcacgaggtccgacagatcgaagcagcaaccaggaaccggaccagagcagaaactaccatcagacaagaagacctctttaaagcctcacctgagagagagggaccaatcaggagcctgctgacgaagggcgtggctggcattgggaagaccctcctgacacagaagctgactctggactgggctgaagacaaagcccaccagaacttccagctcatgtttcctttcaccttcagagagctgaacctgctgaaagagaagaagttgagtttggtggaacttgttcatcgcttctttcctgaaaccaaagaatcaggactcagcagctttgaaggagtccaggttctgttcatcttggacggtctggacgagtgtcgactccctctggacttcaacagtcgggtcctgacagaagctacagagtccacctcagtagacatcctgctgaccaacctcatcagggggaagctgcttccctcagctcacctctggataACCAcccgacctgcagcagccaatcagatccctcctgagtgtgtggacatggtgacagaggtcagagggttcactgaactccagaaggaggagtacttcaggaagaggttcagagatgaggagcagaccaccatcatctctcacatcaggagctcacgaagcctctacatcatgtgtcacatccccatcttctgctggatcactgccacagttctggaggacatgttgaagagcagagagaccagagagctgcccaagaccctgactgagatgtacatccacttcctggtggttcaggccaaagtcaagaagatcaagtaccatggaggagctgggacagacacagtttgggatcctgagagcaggaagatgattgagtctctgggaaaactggcttttgagcagctgcagagaggaaacttgatcttctatgaatcagacctcacagagtgtggcatcgacatcacagctgctgcagtttactctggagtcttcacacagatcttcagagaggagagaggactgtaccaggacaaggtcttctgcttcatccacctgagtcttcaggagtttctggctgctcttcatgtccgcCTGAtgttcttcaactctggagtcaatcTGCTTGATTCACAACAAACCTCTAGACGGTCAAGAATCTTGAGAAACAAACGTCACATGAAAAAGTTCTACCAGAGaacaataaatgaagctgtagaaagtccaaatggacatctggacttgtgcctgcgcttcctcctgggtctttctctgcagagcagccagagtctccttccaggtttgttgacacagacaggaagtagctcctggacccgtcaggacacagcagagctcatcaagaagaagatcagtgagaaagtgtctccagagagaatcatcaatctgttccactgtctgagtgaagtgaaggacacttctctggtggagcaggtccaacagcagctgagatcaggacgtATCTCCACAGagcaactgtctcctgctctgtggtccaccctggccttcatcttactgtcctcagaggaagatctggaagtgtttgacctgaagaaatactctgcttcagtggaggctcttgagaggctgctgcctgtggtccaagcttcaaaggAAGTTCT actgagagactgtcagctgtcagagagaagtggtttccttctgtcctcagtcctcagctctccgtcctctcgccTCACACAACTGAACCTGAGCTACAACAAGCTGAAGGATctaggagtggagctgctgtctgctggactgaagagtccacactgtcacctggagactctcag cctgagctggtgtgaactgtcagagagaagtggttcccttctgtcctcagtcctcagctctccgtcctctcgtctgacacaactggacctgagctgcaACTACctggaggatccaggagtggagctgctgtctgctggactgaagagtccacactgtcacctggagactctcag ggatcaaaaggagcagagagaagaaacagTCTGGTCATATCTGCCCCTTTTTAATGAGCCAGTCAGAGTGTCAGCTCTGCAAGATCTAAGGAGTTTATgtactctcacactctga
- the LOC128766407 gene encoding NLR family CARD domain-containing protein 3-like isoform X2: protein MDTSQSRELLPGVDREEEAPPSKAPLGEDHGSQTRAERSETLTSEAAGRGHRPGPAPSCVSLKSDASMHHPIDFKGGLEPSEEREDQQVSDVLSLQCVQQHQTDLDSTLQLLEETVMALVKKEVRRVQRILSPDDPKYQDDEEEVKVKCDEEQMRSSREAFLDFIMNLLRSMEEEALAGRVWSISRGGVCAGRLKRSLQKKFHSVFEGVAKAGNSAPLNQIYTELYITEGGTDQINQEHEVRQIEAATRNRTRAETTIRQEDLFKASPEREGPIRSLLTKGVAGIGKTLLTQKLTLDWAEDKAHQNFQLMFPFTFRELNLLKEKKLSLVELVHRFFPETKESGLSSFEGVQVLFILDGLDECRLPLDFNSRVLTEATESTSVDILLTNLIRGKLLPSAHLWITTRPAAANQIPPECVDMVTEVRGFTELQKEEYFRKRFRDEEQTTIISHIRSSRSLYIMCHIPIFCWITATVLEDMLKSRETRELPKTLTEMYIHFLVVQAKVKKIKYHGGAGTDTVWDPESRKMIESLGKLAFEQLQRGNLIFYESDLTECGIDITAAAVYSGVFTQIFREERGLYQDKVFCFIHLSLQEFLAALHVRLMFFNSGVNLLDSQQTSRRSRILRNKRHMKKFYQRTINEAVESPNGHLDLCLRFLLGLSLQSSQSLLPGLLTQTGSSSWTRQDTAELIKKKISEKVSPERIINLFHCLSEVKDTSLVEQVQQQLRSGRISTEQLSPALWSTLAFILLSSEEDLEVFDLKKYSASVEALERLLPVVQASKEVLLRDCQLSERSGFLLSSVLSSPSSRLTQLNLSYNKLKDLGVELLSAGLKSPHCHLETLSLSWCELSERSGSLLSSVLSSPSSRLTQLDLSCNYLEDPGVELLSAGLKSPHCHLETLSLSWCQLSERSGSLLSSVLSSQPLV, encoded by the exons atggacacaagtcAGAGCAGAGAGCTGCTCCCAG gtgtggacagagaggaggaagctcctccctctaaagcccctctgggtgaggaccatggcagccagaccagagctgagag ATCAGAGACACTCAcatcagaagctgctggacgaggacacagacctggacctgctcccagctgtgtgtctctgaagagtgatgcGTCGATGCATCATCCTATTGATTTCAAAGGTGGACTAGAGCCTTCAGAAGAGAG agaggatCAGCAAGTCTCAGATGTTCTgagtctccagtgtgtccagcagcatcagacagatctggactccacactTCAG cTGCTTGAGGAGACAGTCATGgccctggtgaagaaggaagtgaggagagtccaaaggatcctcagtccagatgatcccaaataccaggatgatgaggaagaggtgaaggtgaagtgtgatgaggagcagatgaggagcagcagagaagctttcctggacttcatcatgaacctcctgaggagcatggaggaggaggcgcttGCTGGTCgtgtgtggagca tAAGTCGTGGTGGAGTGTGTGcaggacgactgaagaggagcctgcagaagaagttccacagtgtgtttgagggggtggctaaagcaggaaactccgcccctctgaatcagatctacacagagctctacatcactgaggggggcacagaccagatcaaccaggagcacgaggtccgacagatcgaagcagcaaccaggaaccggaccagagcagaaactaccatcagacaagaagacctctttaaagcctcacctgagagagagggaccaatcaggagcctgctgacgaagggcgtggctggcattgggaagaccctcctgacacagaagctgactctggactgggctgaagacaaagcccaccagaacttccagctcatgtttcctttcaccttcagagagctgaacctgctgaaagagaagaagttgagtttggtggaacttgttcatcgcttctttcctgaaaccaaagaatcaggactcagcagctttgaaggagtccaggttctgttcatcttggacggtctggacgagtgtcgactccctctggacttcaacagtcgggtcctgacagaagctacagagtccacctcagtagacatcctgctgaccaacctcatcagggggaagctgcttccctcagctcacctctggataACCAcccgacctgcagcagccaatcagatccctcctgagtgtgtggacatggtgacagaggtcagagggttcactgaactccagaaggaggagtacttcaggaagaggttcagagatgaggagcagaccaccatcatctctcacatcaggagctcacgaagcctctacatcatgtgtcacatccccatcttctgctggatcactgccacagttctggaggacatgttgaagagcagagagaccagagagctgcccaagaccctgactgagatgtacatccacttcctggtggttcaggccaaagtcaagaagatcaagtaccatggaggagctgggacagacacagtttgggatcctgagagcaggaagatgattgagtctctgggaaaactggcttttgagcagctgcagagaggaaacttgatcttctatgaatcagacctcacagagtgtggcatcgacatcacagctgctgcagtttactctggagtcttcacacagatcttcagagaggagagaggactgtaccaggacaaggtcttctgcttcatccacctgagtcttcaggagtttctggctgctcttcatgtccgcCTGAtgttcttcaactctggagtcaatcTGCTTGATTCACAACAAACCTCTAGACGGTCAAGAATCTTGAGAAACAAACGTCACATGAAAAAGTTCTACCAGAGaacaataaatgaagctgtagaaagtccaaatggacatctggacttgtgcctgcgcttcctcctgggtctttctctgcagagcagccagagtctccttccaggtttgttgacacagacaggaagtagctcctggacccgtcaggacacagcagagctcatcaagaagaagatcagtgagaaagtgtctccagagagaatcatcaatctgttccactgtctgagtgaagtgaaggacacttctctggtggagcaggtccaacagcagctgagatcaggacgtATCTCCACAGagcaactgtctcctgctctgtggtccaccctggccttcatcttactgtcctcagaggaagatctggaagtgtttgacctgaagaaatactctgcttcagtggaggctcttgagaggctgctgcctgtggtccaagcttcaaaggAAGTTCT actgagagactgtcagctgtcagagagaagtggtttccttctgtcctcagtcctcagctctccgtcctctcgccTCACACAACTGAACCTGAGCTACAACAAGCTGAAGGATctaggagtggagctgctgtctgctggactgaagagtccacactgtcacctggagactctcag cctgagctggtgtgaactgtcagagagaagtggttcccttctgtcctcagtcctcagctctccgtcctctcgtctgacacaactggacctgagctgcaACTACctggaggatccaggagtggagctgctgtctgctggactgaagagtccacactgtcacctggagactctcag